In the Mesorhizobium sp. M1D.F.Ca.ET.043.01.1.1 genome, TGGTGGCAATCCCGATCTGAAAAAGATGGAGGTCGAATCTCGTGCGGTGGCGCAAGCGGTCGATGAAGCGAAGCAAACGATCGCCTCTTTGCTCTCCGAGGCGTTGCGCGACCGTCCAGACAGTTTCCTCGAGGATGTGAAATCAAAGATCGCAGACGAGCGCGTCCTTTCAGAGCAGGATGGCGCGCGGGCGATGCTGCCCCGGGGCCAAATCATCTCGCGTGACATGCGCGCGATGACGCAGGGCATGCGCTTAGCGCCACACCAAGCCGTCACGCTTAAGATGGCGTTACTCGGGGCACCGGGCATCGTCGCGCGTAAGATCTCCGGTCTTGCACGGCAGGCCGGTTCCCATCTTCTCCGGGTGGAGGGGCGGAAGCGAAAATCCGCGCTGGTGGGCACCAATGTGTTCATTGGCCACGGCCGCAGTCTCCTTTGGCGCGCGCTCAAAGACTTCGTCCAGGACCGGCTGCATTTGCCGGCCGACGAGTTCAATCGCGTCCCCGTGGCAGGCGTTACAAATATCGCCCGGTTGTCCGAGATGCTCGATTCCGCGGCGATCGCTTTCATCATCCTCACCGCCGAGGATGAAATGAAGGATGGCAAGCTACAGGCACGCATGAATGTCATTCACGAGGTCGGCCTGTTTCAAGGTCGACTCGGTTTCACCCGGGCGCTTGTGATGCTTGAGGAAGGATGCGAAGAGTTTTCTAACATCCAGGGCCTTGGCCAGTTGCGGTTTCCCGTAGGCAATATCACAGCTTCGTTTGAGGACGTTCGACGTCTCCTTGAGCGCGAAGGTCTGATCGATACCCACTAGGCTGTCATCGACGCACGCCTGGCGCCCCTGCTAAGAGCGGTCGGGCCGGCTTCCATCCCTAACGCTTTAGGCTTTGGCCGTAGACGCGATCGATTTCGCTTGTCCCTGCCCGAGTTTAGGTCGCTGCTTTCCCGCAATCCGTTGGGACAGAAGGTCGTCAGAAAACTCAGCATTGGCAACGTGCGCACGACAGCGACGTCCTGACTTCATTTCGGACTGCCACACAGATAATTCCGGACATAGCAAGCCTCAAATTAATTTGATTCAAATATCGCCGTTACTTGGATTGGATTCAGGATGCCTTCCGACTCGATCACCTGCCTCAATCCGATGCCTTCGACAAGCGCCCGGTGGGCTAGCTTGGCGGCTTTGCTGTATCCTAAGACTGGGTTCAGAGCGGCGGCTAAGATCAATGAATTGTCGTGCAGCGATCTGCAGCGCTCGGCGTCGGCTTCAATGCCGTCAATGCAACGTATTCGTAAGAGGTCCATGCCTTTTGCAAGCAGGCGTATGGATTGCAGAATGTTGAGAACGATTACAGGTTCCATTGCGTTCAATTGCAGCTGCCCCGCACTGGCAGCAAGCGTGACGGTCAGGTCATTTCCAATCACCTGGAACCCGATCTGATTCATCATCTCCGGGATAACCGGATTGACTTTTCCCGGCATGATGGATGAGCCGGCCTGCAGTGCAGGGAGACGTATTTCGCCGATTCCCGCGCGCGGCCCACTAGAGAGCAGGCGAAGGTCGTTGCACACCTTTGACAGTTTTACGGAGATGCGCTTCAATGCGCCGGAGACAGTTACGAAGGCACCGGTGTCCGACGTAGCCTCGACCAGATTGCGCGCGGGACGAACGGCTACACCTGAGATGTTTGATAAATGCGCACAGGCGATACCTGAAAACCCTTTCGGGGCATTTACGCCTGTGCCTATCGCGGTGCCGCCCAGATTGACTTCTGTCATCAGCTGAATAGAGCTCTCAAACAGAAGAATGTCATTCTCGATAGTTGCGGCGAAGGCATCAAATTCCTGACCAAGATACATCGGCACCGCGTCCTGGAGTTGGGTGCGTCCTACCTTGACAATGCCGGCGAACTCCAATCCTTTTTGCCGGAATGCCGCAGCAAGCTCGCGCTGGGAATTAAGCAACGTCTCGCAACAGCGTAGCAGGGTTAGCCGAATCGCGGTCGGATATACATCGTTGGTTGACTGGGAAAGGTTGACGTGGTCGTTTGGATTGATCGTGTCGTAGTCGCCCGCTCGGTTGCCGATATCCAACAGTGACAAGTTGGCGATCACTTCATTAAAATTCATGTTAGTCGACGTGCCTGCGCCGCCTTGCATCATGTCGACTGGAAAATGTGGCTTTAGAACATCCCCGGCAATAATTCGGTCGCAAGCCCGGGCGATAGCCGCTCCGATGCCGGGCTGGATCAGACCAAGCTCCAAATTCGCCTCAACAGCAGCCTTCTTGACCATTGCCATGGCCGCTATGAACTCCGGGAAGTCATGCAGGCGGATGCCCGAAACGTCGAAATTCTCGGCCGCTCGGAGTGTGTGAATTCCGAAGAGAGCATCAGAAGGCAGGTGCCTTTCGCCAACCAGGTCGCTCTCAACGCGCGTGTCCGCTTCCACAGTCACCATTTGCTGTTTTATCCGCGGTTGATACAAACAACTTTGGGCTGGGTCATTTCCTCATAGGCGAAGCGCACGCCTTCCCTGCCTATGCTGCCGTATTTAGAGCCTCCGAACGGCATGGCATCGAAGCGGTAATCGGAGGAGTCGTTGATCATCACCCCGCCAGCCTCGATCCTGTTTGCCGCCTCAAGCGCGACAGACAGGTTGCTGGTGAAAATGCCGGCATGCAGACTGTATTCCGGCTGATTGGCCATCTCGATGGCTTCGTCGAGGGTCCTGAAAGGAGCAAGCATGACCACCGGCGCGAACACTTCCTCATGCCATAGCCGGCAGCTCGTCGGAGTGCCTTCGAGAACGGTGGGGTGGTAGAGGGAGCCTTCACGCTGGTGGCCGCAAAGCAGTTTGGCGCCGGCGTTGATAGCGTCATTGACCGCTGCTTCGGTGCGTTCGGCGACCTCCTGCGATATCATCGGACCGACATCGGTGTCCTCGTGGAAAGGATCGCCTGCCTTGAGCCTTTTGGTTGCGCCGACAAAGGCATCGCGGAAGCGTTCATAAAGTTCGGACTGCACCAGGACACGTTGAGCGCCGATGCAATTTTGCCCGGCAGCCCAGAAGGCGCCGGATACGCAGCCTTCGACCGCCTTGTCGAAGGCGCAATCGTTCATCACGACGACCGGCGCATTGCCGCCCAGTTCCATCGCGAGTTTCTTCAGTCCAGCTTTCCGGGTAATGGCTTCCCCGGTGGCGAAGCCGCCGGTGAAGGAGACCATGCGGACGTCTCGTGCAGCAACCAGGGCTGTAACGAGTTCTCTGTCGCCGTGAACAACGGTAATGACCTCCCGCGGCAAGCCCGCCTCCAAAAGCGCGGCGACAAGATTAATCGCGGAAAACGGTGTCAGATTTGACGGTTTGAGCAGCACGGCATTACCGCCGGCGATGGCAGGACCGAGTTTATGAGCGACAAGGTTCAGGGGGTCGTTGTACGGGGTAATGGCAGCGATGATGCCAAGCGGCTCACGCGTGAACCAGCCCTGACGCTGTTCTGATCCTGCATAGGCGTCGAAGGGCACGATCTCGCCGGCGTTGCGTTTCGCCTCTTCGGCGGAAAGCTTCAGCGTGTTGACGCAACGAAGCACTTCCTTGCGGGCCTGATTGATCGTCTTGCCGGATTCGCGGACGATGGTCTTAACGAATGTATCACGACGACTCTCGACAATTTGCGCGGCGGACTCGAGGATACTGGCACGCCCATGCCTTGGCAGGTTGCGGGAAATCTCGGCCCCGCGACGAGCCCCCGCCACAAGTTCACCGATCTCGCACGCATCTGTTGCATCGACCGTTCCAACAAGCGATCCGTCATAGGGGCTATTGACGGTGATCGTCGCCAAGCTGGTCGTGACGTGAAGTTTGGCAGCGGTCATAAGCCGGCTTCCTCTTTCGTTGTGGCGCGCCCTGCGGCGGGTCCCCAGGCTTGCCGGACAGGCGAGGTTCAAGACCCTGCCCCACCAGTTCCACTGCAGCGAATTGACCATGCCTGGGCAGTTGGTATGGTCGCTACGAGCGCCCGTGATCAGTCAGATCTTCTGGCCCTCGAGAACAAGATCGTCGATCACGCCACGCACCGCCTTCTCGGCAATCCCGACAATCTCGTCGACTTCAGCCTTGGTGGTCACGAGCGGCGGCGCGAAGCCGAGGATGTCGCCATGCGGCATGGCGCGGGCAATGAGGCCGCGCTCACGCGCCGCCTTTGAAATGCGGGCGCCCACCTTGAGCGCCGGATCAAAACGCTTGCGGTTGTCGCGGTCGGCGACGAACTCGATGGCGCCCATGAGGCCGACGCCGCGGACTTCGCCGACGATCGGCAGCTGCGCGAACTTCTCCTTGAGCTGCGCCTGAAAATAGGCGCCCACGTCGCGGGCATTGCCAGGCAGGTCTTCCTTCTCGACGATATCGAGCACCGCGTTGGCCGCGGCAGCCCCAATCGGGTGACCCGAATAGGTGTAGCCATGCGAGAATGCGCCAACCTTGTCGGCCCCGTCCTCCAGGACCTGGTAGACCTTCTCGCCGACGATCGCCGCAGAAAGCGGGAAATAGGCCGAGGTCAGACCCTTGGCGATCGTGATGAGGTCCGGCTCGATCCCGTAATGCTGTGAGCCGAACATCGAGCCGGTACGACCGAACCCGGTGATCACTTCGTCAGCGATCAGAAGCACGTCGTGCTTCTTAAGCACCGGCTGGATCGCTTCCCAATAGCCTTGTGGCGGCGGCGTGATGCCTCCCGTGCCGAGCACCGGCTCCCCGATGAAGCCGCCAACATTGTCCGGCCCGAGCCGTTGGATAAGCTGATCGAGTTCCTCGGCGCGCCGTGCTGAGAATTCGCGCTCGGTCTCGCCCGGGTTCGCCCCCCAGTAGTGATGCGGGACGCCGGTGTGCTCGATCTGCGGCAATGGCAGATCCATGTGGTCGTGATAAAAGCTCATGCCAGTCATCGAGCCGGAGATGACGCTGCAGCCGTGATAGCCGCGCTCGCGCGAGATGATCTTCTTCTTGGTCGGCTTGCCACGCAAATTATTGTAGTACCAGACAAGCTTGGCCTGGGTCTCGTTGGCGTCCGAGCCGGACATGCCATAAAACACCTTGCTCATCCTGCCCGGCGCCATCTTCACCAGCCGATCGGACAGGATCGCAAGCTCATCGGTCGTGTGCGCGGCATAGGAATGGTAGTAGGCAAGCCGATACGCCTGGCGGGAAATCGCCTCGGCGACTTCGGTGCGGCCATAGCCGACGTTGACGCAATAGAGCCCGGCAAAGCCATCGATGAATTCGTTGCCGTGCGCGTCCTGAATGCGGATGCCCTTCCCCGTCTCCACGATCGTCGGGTCGCCGAGTTTGCCGCTGGCAAAGTCCTTGAGTTGTGTGAAAGGGTGAAGGACAGAGTTATGGTCCTTTTCGCTGATGTCCTTGATGTTGATCCTCATAAGACCTGCCTTTTGCTGCCGCATCTGCGGCGAGAAATATTAATGGTGACCGAACCCTGCTTGGATGGGAAAAGCGCAGAACATCAGGGACCTTTCGCTTCGACGTATGCTGTCGGTAGAAGGCTATGCCTGCTCGACCGCGACCTCTATTCCACACCAAGAAGCGGCAAACAAAGCTATAGCCTTGGTCACACGCAACAGCGACGATAGGCTCACGCGCTCATCAACGGCATGAATGTGCTCGGCGACCGGTCCGTAGACAAGGCTGGTCATGTTGCCGTGTAAGGTGAAGACTGCAGCGTCGAGGTAGCAAGGCATCACAAAGCGCTGAAGTTCCCGATGGGAACTTTCAGCCAGGGAATGCGCTCGAGCCAGAAGCGCTTCCGCTTCGCCTCCTGGCGTAAGAACATATCCGCCCTGCTTCACGCCGACCCACTCGATCTCTGGCTCGGGACATCCTTTCAAGTGCGGGTCGTTCGAAAATGCCTGTCTGAGGAACCTCTCAAACCTGGAGGCTCGCGCCTCTGCCACCTCGCCGGGGTAGAAGCCGATCCGGCCTTCAAAACGACACTCGCTTGGCACGGAGGCAAGCCACTCGCCTCCGGATATGGTGCCGATCGTCAAAGCTATTGGGTTGTCAACCCCAGCGAAATCGGGCTGAGATATGGGTCTCTCCGCAATCCACTCTTGCTCGAGCTGGCGGAGACGCTCGATAGTGCGAATAGCGATATCGATCGCGCTCCTACCCGCCGCAACCTCGAAAGGGTGAGCGGGAACCCCCCGGACTGTGACAGCAAATTTCAAGACCCCGGTATTCGCGCTGACAAGCTTCTCGTTTGTAGGCTCCGAAATCAGAACTGCATCGGCGTGGAAACCCTCGGCTAGGACCATTGCCGCTCCATTGCCCGTGGTCTCTTCTTCAATCACTGACTGAAACTGAACTGGACCTTTCAGTTTATAGCCCGCGGCCGATAGCGCATCGAGCGCGAACAGGTTTGCAGTCAGGCCAGCCTTCATATCGCCCGCGCCGCGGCCATAAAGCCAGTCCCCGTCGCGGGTGGCCGAGAACGGCTCATATTTCCAACGGCCGCTTGTGCCGACCGGCACAACATCAACATGTGCGTTGAGCGCTAGAGACCTACCGCCTTCGCGCGGCGTCCGCTTCAAGCCTACAACAACGGTCGAATCTTTGAGGGCAAAGCTCGTCGGTGAGAAAGCCGGATCTTTGCCGATACGATCCGAATCGATCGCGAACCTTTGCACGTCATAGCCACGTTTTTGGAGCGCGTCGGATACTATCCTTTGAACGCCTGCTTCCATGCCTCGCAGGGAGGGGGTACGGACCAACTGCGCCAAAAACTCGACCTGCTCATTGAAGTGGCCTTCAACTGCCTTGATGATCCGGTCTATATCCGAGGGCGCCAAGGAAGAGTTGTCGCGTGCAATACCACCAGCGGGATGCGGCACAGAACTTCGTTCGTTCACGTTTGCTCTCCTGACGTACTTAATACGATGTATCTCTCCCCTGTGCGCAGCGTAAAGCTAACGTCTGCTATCGACATGGCATATTTTCTGCTCTTATTGCTAGGGCGACTTTGGCACTTTGATACCTTCGCGGCGAAACGGGCGTTTCAGAAACGTGATGTTGTTCGTGGCGGCGGATGTGGGCGCAGGCCCGCGCCTATAGAGACCTTTGTATCCCGGGCAAGCACCAACAAAGTGTACGGATAGACGTACACCTATGGAATTGGAACCGCGCCGCGCCGGCGATTCGACCGGTGTCACTGCCCGGCGACAAGCCTAGACGTCAGGCAGACCGTCACGGATAACTACCGAAGGATGCGAATAGCGTTATACTGCCCCAAGCAAGATACTGGTCTCTGTCGAGGCAACTCCGTCAATGCTTCGTACTTCTCGAAGTGCACGGTCGAGATCGGAAAGGCTTTCGGCGCGGAGCTCTGCGATGTAATCCCAGACCCCATTCGTCGTATAAAGAGACACAACTTCAGGAATTCCGTTGAGCGCCTTGATGAGCGCCGCGGGTTTCTTGCTAGTGGTCCTTACCCCCATCACTGCGCGCAAAACCGTCTCGTCCAGTTCTTGTCGAGTGCGCACCGTGAACCCGCGCACTGCACCGGAAGATATCAACCGGTCTAGACGCTTCTGGATCGTGCCTCTCGAAACCTGCAGTTTCGCAGCAAGGACTGCAACTGGCATTCGCCCATCCAGGCGCAGAAGCGCAATTAGTCGCCTATCGAAATCGTCCATTGTCTCCACCTCTCGCAATCTGCCCATTTTGATATCGCAATCTGCAACCGAATACTAGCAATTCGTGAGCAAATCGATGCTTTACGCCAGCCATGGCGCCGAAGTAGAGTCTCGAAGGTCAACCCTGCTGAAAACCGATCCCTTCACTACAGACGTAATTCATTCACTGAAGATGTCGGTGGGCTCCCAGGGTGGGGGTAGGCGGGATTTGCTCCCGGCAGGGTACCGAGTCCGACTGTGCGGGGAATTGCATGCGTCACTATTCCGCCTTCTCCATTCTCCGCAATGGCCTATCTGGCAACAAACACTGGTCGCGTGCTTGGCGCGATCCGGCGCCGAAGCCAGCTTACGAGGTTGTCATCGTGGGTGGTGGCGGTCATGGCCTTGCCACCGCCTACTACCTCGCCAAAGAGCATGGAATACGAAACGTCGCCGTCCTCGAGAAGGGTTGGCTCGGGGGCGGCAACACGGGTCGCAACACGACTATTGTTCGTTCAAATTACATGATGCCCGGCAACACCATGTTCTATGAGCGATCGATGCAGCTTTGGGAAAATTTAAGCCAAGAGCTAAACTACAACGTAATGATGTCGCGGCGCGGTTATTACTATTTGTTCCATTCGCCGGGGCAGGGGGATACGGCACGTCGACGCACCAACATCATGCGTGCAAACGGCATCGACGCCGAACTTTTCGATCGCCCAGAGGTCATGAAGCGACTTCCGTACCTCGATTACTCTGAGAACGCGCGCTTTCCCATATACGGCGCAGCATACCAGGGGCGCGCCGGCACCGCACGCCATGACGCAGTTGCCTGGGGCTACGCACGCGCGGCTGACAGACAGGGGATCGATCTCATCCAGCAGTGTGAAGTGACCGGCTACCTATGGGACGATGGACAGATAGTTGGAGTCGAGACGAGCCGTGGCCCGATCCGCGCAAGCAAGGTAGCGCTCGCGGTTGCTGGCCACACAAGCCATCTGGCAGCCAAAGCAGGGCTTCGCCTGCCGATAGAGACACACGTCCTTCAGGCATTTGTCACCGAACCCCTGAAGCCTCTCGTTGATCACGTGATAATATTCGGGGCGGAGCACTTTTACATCAGCCAGTCTGATAAGGGCGGGCTTGTGCTAGGCGGCGATCTTGATGGGTTCAACTCCTATGCTCAGCGCGGTGGACTGCCAATCGTCGAGCATACGCTTCAAAGCGCCAAAGCATTGATGCCATCTCTCTCGCGGCTAAGGCTTCTGCGGCATTGGGCGGGCGCCATGGATATGACAATGGATGGCTCTCCCATCATCGGCAAAATGCCCGTCGACGGACTTTGGCTGAACGGCGGCTGGTGCTACGGCGGTTTCAAGGCGACACCTGCATCCGGATTTTGCTTCGCTTGGACTATTGCAAGAGGAGAATCGCATCCGGACAGCGCAGAATTCACGCTGAAGCGCTTCGAGCGCGGCTACCAGATCGATGAAACGGGCGCCGGACCCCACCCAAAGGCGCATTGAGGTTCGCCCATGCTGAGAATTGAGTGCCCGGTCTGCGGGCTTCGGGACGAAACTGAGTTTGCCTACGGCGAAGATGCTACTGTTCGCCGACCAGATATGGACGAAGCGGATGTCAAGATTTGGCACGACTACGTGTTCATACGCGATAACCCTCGCGGTCCGCATAAGGAATACTGGCATCACGTCGCAGGGTGCAGACAATGGATTCGGGTTGAACGCGATACACTGACCCACGAAATCCTTGGTTCTATCTTGGCTCGAGAGGTGGCTGCATGACAGCGCGACGGCTCCCAAGTGGTGGACGTATCGATCGGTCTCGTAAGGTCAGCGTCCAATTCGACGGTCGGCCGTTGCCGGCATATGCGGGCGACACCCTAGCCTCAGCTTTGCTCGCAAGCGGCCAGAAGATTTTAGGTCGCAGTTTCAAATATCACCGGCCCCGCGGCCTGGTTGCAGCGGGTGTCGAAGAGACAAATGTGCTTGTTCACCTTCGGGACCGCGATCGTCATGAACCCAATGCGCAGGCAACGATGGTGGAAGTCTCCGAAGGTCTGACTTCGACGTCCCAAAACGCTTGGCCGAGCCTTCGGTTTGATCTCGGCGCAGTGAATGGGCTCATGTCGCGATTCTTAGGCGCAGGCTTTTACTACAAGACCTTCATTGGCCCCTTCAACGGGACCAAGTTTTGGATGTTCTGCGAAGGTTTTATCCGCAAGGCCGCTGGGATGGGCCGGGCCAAGGTGCTCGCCGATCCCGATCACTATGAAAAAATAAATGCTTTCTGCGATGTCCTAGTCGTGGGTGCCGGTCCCGCAGGTATCGCTGCTGCGCTCGCGGCGGGTCGCAAGGGCGACAGTGTCATTCTGGTCGAGCAGGACTGCGCCATTGGCGGATCACTTCTCAGCGAGCCGGCTGGTTCGCCTTCCGATGCGTGGCTCGCGAAGGCTCAGTTCGAATTCAAAGATATTCCTAACGTTCGTGTGCTGACGCGTACCACGGCATTCGGTGCATATGACTGTGAGGTGTTCGGCCTTGTAGAGCGAGTACAGGATCACTTGCTCGTGCCTGAGCAGGGAAGACCACGGCAGCGTTATTGGGTTGTGCGAACCAAGCGGGCCGTCTTTGCGACAGGCGCGATCGAACGACCCATGGTTTTCGCCGGCAACGATGTACCCGGCGTCATGCTGACCTCCGCTGTTCGGAGTTACCTGAACCGGTATGCTGTCCTGGCCGGGGAAAGGATCGTCGTAGCGACAAACAATGACAGCGCCTACACCGCTGCCATCGAACTCGCAAATTCCGGTGCCATAGTTACAATTTGCGATATGCGCAACGAAATCCCCGCACAACTTGGCCAGGATGCGAAGCGCGCGGGCATAGTCGTTTGGCCCGGTCATGCAGTCCTGAAAGCGGAGGGTGGGAAACGCGTAAAAGCAGCACAGGTTGTTCCCGTCGGCCGCGATGGTAAAGCAATCGGCAGAGGCGTGCGGGTCGATTGCGATATTGTCACCGTTTCCGGTGGCTGGACTCCAACTCTGCATCTGTGGACCCAGCGCTTCGGAAATCCACGATACGACAAGGATCTGGACGCATTTGTACCGCCGCCGGAAAAAAGAGCCTTCACATGCGTTGGCTCGCTCATCGGTTGCCCATCGCTTCGCGAAGCCCTCGCCCAAGGCGATAGGGCCGGCGGAGGCACCGGAGAGGAACCCCGACTATTTGGCCGGTCTGATTTCTGGGGTCGCAACCTTCTGCCGGTGGCTATCATCACCAAGGCAGATGGTAGCACTCCCGGTAAGGCGTTCGTGGACTTCCAGCATGACGTGAAGCTGGCTGATATCGATCAGGCCCACTTGGAGGGGTATGTCTCGGTTGAACATCTGAAGCGCTATACAACCTCAGGCATGGCGGCCGACCAGGGCAAGACTTCGAACCTCAACGCACTTGCCCGCATGGCCGAATTGCGAGGCCTCACCATGTCCTCCGTTGGCACCACGACCTTCCGCCCACCGTATACGCCGGTCACCATTGGCGCCATCGTTGGTCATGATCACGGTTTGAATTTCCGCCCGACAAGACTTTCAACCATCCATGGCTGGCATGAGGAAAATGGGGCCGAGATGATCGACGCGGGTGCGTGGCTGCGGCCATGGTACTATCCGACCAAGGGCGAAGATATCAATGACGCTTATGTTCGTGAAGCCGCTCACGTACGCAGGCATGTCGGCATTGTGGATGTCTCCACGCTCGGTAAAATCATAGTGCAGGGACCTGATGCAGCGGAATTCCTCAATCGCGTTTATGTTAACGGCTTCAAGACGCTTCCCATTGGAAGGCTACGCTACGGCGTAATGCTGCGCGAGGATGGCTTCGTGTTTGATGATGGCGCAACCGCGCGCCTTGGCGAATGCGAATACTTCATGACGACCACCACCGCGAATGCGGCTAAGGTGCTGGCCAACGCGGAATATCTCCTTCAGACCACCTGGCGCGATCTTAGGGTGCATGTCACGTCGGTCACAGACCAGTGGGCGGCTATCGCGATTGCTGGCCCGAAATCCCGCAGCGTTCTGAGCGATTTGACAGGCACGGATCTGGGCAATGACACACTACCCAACAATCACTTCACTCATGTCAAGATCGCCGGAGTGGCTTGCCGCCTTCATCGCATGAGCTACTCAGGTGAGCTGGCCTATGAGCTTTACGCTCCAGCCAAGCGTGGCCGTACGATCTGGGAGACTCTTATTGCGGTCGATGCTTCATATCAACTCAAGCCGTATGGTCTCGAGGCGATGGGCGCCCTGCGCATCGAGAAAGGCCACATCGCCGGTTCGGAAATCGAAGGGCGCACGACCCTGAAGGATTTAGGTCTGGAGGGCTTCGCTTCGGGCA is a window encoding:
- a CDS encoding aspartate ammonia-lyase, translating into MVTVEADTRVESDLVGERHLPSDALFGIHTLRAAENFDVSGIRLHDFPEFIAAMAMVKKAAVEANLELGLIQPGIGAAIARACDRIIAGDVLKPHFPVDMMQGGAGTSTNMNFNEVIANLSLLDIGNRAGDYDTINPNDHVNLSQSTNDVYPTAIRLTLLRCCETLLNSQRELAAAFRQKGLEFAGIVKVGRTQLQDAVPMYLGQEFDAFAATIENDILLFESSIQLMTEVNLGGTAIGTGVNAPKGFSGIACAHLSNISGVAVRPARNLVEATSDTGAFVTVSGALKRISVKLSKVCNDLRLLSSGPRAGIGEIRLPALQAGSSIMPGKVNPVIPEMMNQIGFQVIGNDLTVTLAASAGQLQLNAMEPVIVLNILQSIRLLAKGMDLLRIRCIDGIEADAERCRSLHDNSLILAAALNPVLGYSKAAKLAHRALVEGIGLRQVIESEGILNPIQVTAIFESN
- a CDS encoding sarcosine oxidase subunit beta family protein, with product MRHYSAFSILRNGLSGNKHWSRAWRDPAPKPAYEVVIVGGGGHGLATAYYLAKEHGIRNVAVLEKGWLGGGNTGRNTTIVRSNYMMPGNTMFYERSMQLWENLSQELNYNVMMSRRGYYYLFHSPGQGDTARRRTNIMRANGIDAELFDRPEVMKRLPYLDYSENARFPIYGAAYQGRAGTARHDAVAWGYARAADRQGIDLIQQCEVTGYLWDDGQIVGVETSRGPIRASKVALAVAGHTSHLAAKAGLRLPIETHVLQAFVTEPLKPLVDHVIIFGAEHFYISQSDKGGLVLGGDLDGFNSYAQRGGLPIVEHTLQSAKALMPSLSRLRLLRHWAGAMDMTMDGSPIIGKMPVDGLWLNGGWCYGGFKATPASGFCFAWTIARGESHPDSAEFTLKRFERGYQIDETGAGPHPKAH
- a CDS encoding Lrp/AsnC family transcriptional regulator — protein: MDDFDRRLIALLRLDGRMPVAVLAAKLQVSRGTIQKRLDRLISSGAVRGFTVRTRQELDETVLRAVMGVRTTSKKPAALIKALNGIPEVVSLYTTNGVWDYIAELRAESLSDLDRALREVRSIDGVASTETSILLGAV
- a CDS encoding sarcosine oxidase subunit delta, with the protein product MLRIECPVCGLRDETEFAYGEDATVRRPDMDEADVKIWHDYVFIRDNPRGPHKEYWHHVAGCRQWIRVERDTLTHEILGSILAREVAA
- a CDS encoding ArgE/DapE family deacylase produces the protein MNERSSVPHPAGGIARDNSSLAPSDIDRIIKAVEGHFNEQVEFLAQLVRTPSLRGMEAGVQRIVSDALQKRGYDVQRFAIDSDRIGKDPAFSPTSFALKDSTVVVGLKRTPREGGRSLALNAHVDVVPVGTSGRWKYEPFSATRDGDWLYGRGAGDMKAGLTANLFALDALSAAGYKLKGPVQFQSVIEEETTGNGAAMVLAEGFHADAVLISEPTNEKLVSANTGVLKFAVTVRGVPAHPFEVAAGRSAIDIAIRTIERLRQLEQEWIAERPISQPDFAGVDNPIALTIGTISGGEWLASVPSECRFEGRIGFYPGEVAEARASRFERFLRQAFSNDPHLKGCPEPEIEWVGVKQGGYVLTPGGEAEALLARAHSLAESSHRELQRFVMPCYLDAAVFTLHGNMTSLVYGPVAEHIHAVDERVSLSSLLRVTKAIALFAASWCGIEVAVEQA
- a CDS encoding TIR domain-containing protein, yielding MEGQELIEIADRLKVLADGLEVDELTQGLRRIGAVCEQVGQAWSGSNLGYHSVVYYAGLARPPADAHFSIESGIADAWPLDGSVGTWEEYRYDDVVAEIKRRGGNPDLKKMEVESRAVAQAVDEAKQTIASLLSEALRDRPDSFLEDVKSKIADERVLSEQDGARAMLPRGQIISRDMRAMTQGMRLAPHQAVTLKMALLGAPGIVARKISGLARQAGSHLLRVEGRKRKSALVGTNVFIGHGRSLLWRALKDFVQDRLHLPADEFNRVPVAGVTNIARLSEMLDSAAIAFIILTAEDEMKDGKLQARMNVIHEVGLFQGRLGFTRALVMLEEGCEEFSNIQGLGQLRFPVGNITASFEDVRRLLEREGLIDTH
- a CDS encoding aspartate aminotransferase family protein; this translates as MRINIKDISEKDHNSVLHPFTQLKDFASGKLGDPTIVETGKGIRIQDAHGNEFIDGFAGLYCVNVGYGRTEVAEAISRQAYRLAYYHSYAAHTTDELAILSDRLVKMAPGRMSKVFYGMSGSDANETQAKLVWYYNNLRGKPTKKKIISRERGYHGCSVISGSMTGMSFYHDHMDLPLPQIEHTGVPHHYWGANPGETEREFSARRAEELDQLIQRLGPDNVGGFIGEPVLGTGGITPPPQGYWEAIQPVLKKHDVLLIADEVITGFGRTGSMFGSQHYGIEPDLITIAKGLTSAYFPLSAAIVGEKVYQVLEDGADKVGAFSHGYTYSGHPIGAAAANAVLDIVEKEDLPGNARDVGAYFQAQLKEKFAQLPIVGEVRGVGLMGAIEFVADRDNRKRFDPALKVGARISKAARERGLIARAMPHGDILGFAPPLVTTKAEVDEIVGIAEKAVRGVIDDLVLEGQKI
- a CDS encoding aldehyde dehydrogenase family protein produces the protein MTAAKLHVTTSLATITVNSPYDGSLVGTVDATDACEIGELVAGARRGAEISRNLPRHGRASILESAAQIVESRRDTFVKTIVRESGKTINQARKEVLRCVNTLKLSAEEAKRNAGEIVPFDAYAGSEQRQGWFTREPLGIIAAITPYNDPLNLVAHKLGPAIAGGNAVLLKPSNLTPFSAINLVAALLEAGLPREVITVVHGDRELVTALVAARDVRMVSFTGGFATGEAITRKAGLKKLAMELGGNAPVVVMNDCAFDKAVEGCVSGAFWAAGQNCIGAQRVLVQSELYERFRDAFVGATKRLKAGDPFHEDTDVGPMISQEVAERTEAAVNDAINAGAKLLCGHQREGSLYHPTVLEGTPTSCRLWHEEVFAPVVMLAPFRTLDEAIEMANQPEYSLHAGIFTSNLSVALEAANRIEAGGVMINDSSDYRFDAMPFGGSKYGSIGREGVRFAYEEMTQPKVVCINRG